From the genome of Dickeya aquatica, one region includes:
- the lptG gene encoding LPS export ABC transporter permease LptG, with the protein MFRVLDRYIGKTIFNTIMMTLFMLVSLSGIIKFVDQLRKVGQGGYSVAGAGLYTLLSVPKDIEIFFPMAALLGALLGLGQLATRSELVVMQASGFTRLQIAAAVMKTAIPLVLLTMAIGEWLAPAGEQMARNYRSQMMYGGSMLSTQGGVWAKDGSDFVYIQRVVGDNELAGVNIYHFDNQSKLLSIRYASSAVYANGGWKLSQVEQSELSDGKQIGGSQTVSGEWKTNLTPDKLGVVALDPDALSIRGLYDYISYLRQSGQEAGRYQLNLWNKLFAPLSVAVMMLMALSFIFGPLRSVPAGVRIVIGISFGFLFYVLDQIFGPLSLVYHMPPILGALLPSALFLFISIMLLLKRR; encoded by the coding sequence ATGTTTCGTGTACTGGACCGCTATATCGGTAAAACTATCTTTAACACCATCATGATGACGTTATTCATGCTGGTGTCGCTTTCCGGCATCATCAAATTTGTCGATCAGTTGCGCAAAGTGGGGCAGGGCGGTTACTCGGTTGCCGGAGCCGGGTTATATACACTGCTCAGCGTGCCAAAGGACATTGAGATTTTCTTCCCAATGGCGGCGTTGCTGGGGGCACTGCTCGGGCTTGGGCAACTCGCAACGCGCAGTGAACTGGTGGTGATGCAGGCTTCCGGCTTTACCCGCTTGCAGATAGCGGCGGCCGTCATGAAAACCGCAATCCCGCTGGTATTGCTAACGATGGCGATTGGCGAGTGGCTGGCTCCGGCGGGAGAACAGATGGCACGCAATTATCGCTCGCAGATGATGTATGGCGGTTCGATGCTCTCGACCCAGGGCGGCGTATGGGCGAAAGATGGCAGTGATTTTGTCTACATTCAGCGCGTCGTGGGCGACAACGAGTTAGCGGGTGTCAACATTTACCATTTTGATAACCAAAGTAAACTGCTGTCGATTCGCTACGCCTCCTCGGCGGTGTATGCCAACGGTGGCTGGAAATTGTCGCAGGTTGAACAGTCTGAACTGTCTGATGGAAAGCAGATAGGCGGCAGCCAGACCGTGAGCGGAGAGTGGAAAACCAACCTGACGCCCGATAAGCTCGGTGTGGTGGCGCTGGACCCCGATGCGCTGTCGATTCGTGGCTTGTATGACTATATTAGCTACCTGCGCCAGAGTGGTCAGGAAGCGGGGCGCTACCAGCTCAATTTGTGGAACAAGCTGTTTGCGCCGCTATCGGTTGCGGTGATGATGCTCATGGCACTGTCGTTTATTTTCGGCCCACTGCGCAGCGTGCCCGCCGGGGTACGTATTGTGATAGGCATCAGTTTCGGCTTCCTGTTCTACGTACTGGATCAGATATTTGGCCCGCTCAGCCTGGTGTATCACATGCCACCAATACTGGGCGCGTTGCTGCCAAGCGCGCTGTTCCTGTTTATCAGTATCATGTTGTTGTTAAAGCGCCGATAA
- a CDS encoding tyrosine-type recombinase/integrase: MALTDIKVRTAKPSDKQYKLTDGNGMHLLVHPNGSKYWCLQYRFGGKQKMLALGVYPDVSLADARARRDEARKLLANGTDPGDKKKSDKIEQSEALTFKEVAIEWHSTNKKWSQEHSHRVLKSLEDNLFPAIGKRNIAELKTRDLLAPIKAVEQSGRLEVASRLQQRTTAIMRYAVQSGLIDYNPAQEMAGAVASSNRQHRPALDLKHTPELLRRIDNYTGRPLTRLAVELTLLIFIRSSELRFARWSEIDFETALWTIPPEREPIDGVKHSHRGSKMRTPHLVPLSRQALATLKQIQQFSGDHELIFIGDHDPRKPMSENTVNKALRVMGYDTKVEVCGHGFRTMACSSLIESGLWSRDAVERQMSHMERNSVRAAYIHKAEHLDERKLMLQWWADFLDANREKAVSAFDFKNY, translated from the coding sequence ATGGCGCTCACTGATATCAAAGTCAGAACAGCCAAGCCTTCGGATAAGCAATACAAGCTGACCGATGGCAATGGTATGCATCTGCTGGTTCATCCCAATGGCTCAAAGTATTGGTGCTTACAGTACCGTTTTGGCGGTAAACAGAAGATGCTGGCACTGGGGGTTTATCCTGATGTCTCCCTGGCTGATGCCAGAGCACGCCGTGATGAGGCGCGGAAGTTATTGGCAAACGGCACTGACCCCGGCGACAAAAAGAAATCCGATAAGATTGAACAAAGCGAAGCGTTAACCTTTAAAGAGGTGGCAATAGAATGGCACTCCACCAATAAAAAATGGTCGCAGGAGCACAGCCATCGTGTGCTGAAAAGCCTGGAAGATAACCTTTTCCCTGCAATAGGCAAACGCAACATCGCCGAGCTTAAAACCCGTGACTTGCTAGCGCCCATCAAGGCGGTGGAGCAGTCAGGCCGCCTTGAAGTCGCCTCACGGCTCCAGCAACGCACAACCGCGATAATGCGCTACGCCGTACAAAGCGGATTAATTGACTACAACCCGGCGCAGGAAATGGCAGGCGCGGTGGCGTCCAGCAATCGGCAGCATCGCCCGGCACTGGATCTCAAGCACACGCCCGAACTGCTCCGGCGTATCGATAACTACACCGGCAGGCCATTAACCCGTCTTGCGGTCGAGCTGACGTTATTGATTTTTATTCGCTCCAGCGAACTGCGCTTTGCTCGCTGGTCAGAGATAGATTTTGAGACCGCCCTGTGGACCATTCCCCCGGAGCGCGAACCCATCGACGGCGTAAAACACTCTCACCGTGGCTCAAAAATGCGTACTCCGCACCTGGTGCCGCTTTCCCGACAGGCACTGGCGACGCTGAAACAAATCCAGCAATTTAGCGGCGACCATGAGCTTATCTTTATTGGCGACCACGACCCGCGTAAACCGATGAGTGAGAACACGGTGAACAAAGCGCTGCGGGTGATGGGGTATGACACCAAGGTAGAAGTCTGCGGCCATGGTTTCCGCACCATGGCCTGTAGCTCGCTTATCGAGTCGGGCCTATGGTCTCGTGATGCGGTAGAACGCCAGATGAGCCATATGGAGCGTAACTCGGTACGAGCGGCCTACATCCACAAAGCCGAGCACCTGGACGAGCGTAAACTGATGCTGCAATGGTGGGCGGATTTCCTCGATGCGAATCGGGAGAAGGCAGTTAGTGCGTTTGATTTTAAAAACTACTGA
- a CDS encoding restriction endonuclease subunit S, producing MPIQLFKLVDMADIRSGYTFRGAIEPVPDGDVRILQIKDLDQDWQGDQAVLPAISWEQRVKPPFLEQNDIVVAARGNRNVAVIYRSDIPVVATSQFLIVTPLRKMNAIAPEYLCWVLNHPMTQQMFNRSGTGIQLITKAALLDVKIPVPSIQTQRKIIELQRVWQKEELLISQLQNNRHQLELGILQQLLKD from the coding sequence ATGCCAATACAGTTATTTAAGCTAGTTGATATGGCTGACATCCGCTCAGGCTACACCTTCCGGGGGGCAATAGAACCAGTACCTGACGGGGATGTGCGCATATTACAAATTAAGGACCTTGATCAGGATTGGCAGGGAGATCAAGCTGTTTTACCAGCAATAAGTTGGGAGCAGCGCGTTAAACCGCCATTCCTTGAACAAAATGATATTGTCGTTGCCGCTAGAGGTAACCGAAACGTCGCTGTTATCTATCGTAGCGATATTCCAGTGGTAGCTACGAGCCAGTTTTTGATCGTTACACCTCTACGAAAAATGAATGCGATCGCACCAGAGTATCTGTGCTGGGTACTAAACCACCCTATGACGCAACAAATGTTTAATCGTAGTGGTACGGGCATTCAGCTCATTACTAAAGCCGCATTGCTGGATGTAAAGATTCCTGTTCCATCGATACAAACACAGCGAAAAATTATTGAGCTTCAACGAGTCTGGCAGAAAGAAGAACTACTTATAAGTCAGTTACAGAATAACCGCCATCAGCTTGAACTTGGTATTTTACAACAATTACTTAAGGATTAA